One genomic window of Fusarium keratoplasticum isolate Fu6.1 chromosome 3, whole genome shotgun sequence includes the following:
- a CDS encoding Ubiquitin carboxyl-terminal hydrolase: MSTTPGVSYKNGKKVFIPLENNPEVFNKLIHNLGVSEKLGFYDVYSVDEPDLLAMIPRPVHALIFITPAPMYYRVRENDPGSEELTYGGAGPDEPVTWYKQTIGNACGLIALLHSVSNGSAKEFIVPGSDLDNLLKQALPLKPLPRADLLYNSAELEKAHMAAAVTGDTVAPASQEPVGYHFISFVKGENGHLYDLEGGWGGPIDRGVLADDEDLLSDRALEATVKKFTNAADGNLEFSIIALATVPDEN; encoded by the coding sequence ATGTCGACTACTCCCGGAGTCTCGTACAAGAACGGCAAGAAGGTCTTCATCCCGCTTGAGAACAACCCCGAGgtcttcaacaagctcatccaCAACCTCGGCGTGTCTGAGAAACTCGGCTTCTACGATGTCTACAGCGTCGACGAGCCAGACCTGCTGGCCATGATTCCCCGTCCCGTCCATGCTCTCATATTCATCACCCCCGCGCCCATGTACTACCGCGTGCGCGAGAACGATCCCGGCTCCGAGGAGTTGACCTACGGCGGCGCTGGCCCTGATGAGCCCGTTACCTGGTACAAGCAGACCATTGGCAACGCCTGTGGCCTCATTGCTCTCCTCCACAGCGTGAGCAACGGCTCAGCAAAGGAGTTCATCGTCCCTGGCTCggatctcgacaacctcctgAAGCAAGCTCTCCCTCTCAAGCCGCTACCACGTGCCGACCTTTTGTACAACTCTGCCGAGTTGGAGAAAGCCCACATGGCCGCCGCAGTTACGGGCGATACCGTAGCCCCTGCTAGCCAGGAGCCAGTCGGTTACCACTTCATCAGCTTCGTCAAAGGGGAGAACGGGCACCTGTATGATCTTGAGGGAGGCTGGGGAGGTCCAATCGACCGAGGTGTGTTggctgatgacgaggacCTCCTCAGCGACAGGGCGTTGGAGGCTACTGTCAAGAAGTTTACCAATGCCGCCGATGGAAACCTCGAGTTCAGCATCATCGCTCTGGCGACTGTGCCTGACGAGAATTAG